From the genome of Gilliamella sp. wkB7, one region includes:
- the hemW gene encoding radical SAM family heme chaperone HemW yields MFQYKIPISLYIHMPWCVQKCPYCDFNSHTVKKIPDYEAYVDNLIKDLQQDIVLCSDRSIHSIFIGGGTPSLFSAELIAKLLTKVNQIIPINKDAEITIEANPNSVDVDRFNGYQQAGINRISIGVQSFQANKLKNLGRIHNPEEAINAGTLAHNLNLRSFNLDLMHGLPNQSVDDALYDLKQAIEIAPPHLSWYQLTIEPNTLFGSKPPVLPDDDNLWEIYQQGHQLLTDHGYQQYETSAYAKPDFQCQHNLNYWRFGDYLGIGCGAHGKITRSNGEIIRTIKTRHPRGYLEGRYLDRSYVVAKEELPFEFFMNRFRLFEIVPKHEFEQRTFLPLQTVNKQINFAIEQNYLIENELGWQITERGKLFLNSLLEIFL; encoded by the coding sequence ATGTTTCAGTATAAAATCCCAATAAGCCTATATATTCATATGCCATGGTGTGTGCAAAAATGCCCTTATTGTGATTTTAATTCACATACTGTGAAAAAAATCCCTGATTATGAAGCGTATGTTGATAATTTGATTAAAGATCTGCAACAAGATATTGTTCTGTGCTCTGATCGTTCAATTCACTCAATTTTCATTGGTGGCGGTACACCAAGCCTGTTTTCTGCTGAACTAATTGCTAAACTTTTGACAAAGGTTAACCAAATCATTCCGATAAACAAGGATGCAGAAATCACAATTGAAGCTAACCCCAATTCTGTTGATGTGGATAGATTTAATGGTTATCAACAAGCAGGAATTAATCGAATTTCAATTGGTGTTCAAAGTTTTCAAGCCAATAAACTTAAAAACTTAGGGCGTATACATAATCCAGAGGAAGCCATAAATGCAGGTACGCTTGCTCATAACCTAAATTTACGTAGCTTTAATTTAGATTTAATGCACGGTTTACCTAATCAAAGTGTGGATGATGCTTTATATGATTTAAAACAAGCAATTGAAATTGCTCCTCCCCATTTATCATGGTATCAATTAACGATAGAGCCCAATACATTATTTGGTTCTAAACCACCAGTATTACCAGATGACGATAATCTATGGGAAATTTATCAACAAGGTCACCAATTATTAACGGATCATGGATACCAACAATATGAAACTTCAGCTTATGCTAAACCAGATTTTCAATGTCAACATAATTTAAATTATTGGCGTTTCGGCGATTATTTAGGTATTGGTTGTGGAGCTCATGGCAAAATTACGCGATCGAATGGTGAGATTATTCGTACAATAAAAACACGTCATCCTAGAGGTTATTTGGAAGGACGTTATTTAGATAGATCTTATGTTGTTGCAAAAGAAGAATTACCATTTGAATTTTTTATGAATCGTTTTCGGTTATTTGAAATTGTACCTAAACATGAATTTGAGCAACGAACTTTTTTACCTCTACAGACTGTAAACAAACAAATTAATTTTGCTATTGAACAGAATTATTTAATTGAAAATGAACTGGGATGGCAAATAACTGAACGAGGTAAACTATTTTTAAATTCGTTATTAGAAATATTTTTATGA
- the rplY gene encoding 50S ribosomal protein L25, with protein sequence MFKLKAEVRKEHGKGASRRLRHAGKFPAIIYGGTEPAISVVLDHNQVFNMQEKPEFYSEVLTIEVDGKAVKAKVQAVQRHPFKPKLVHMDFVRV encoded by the coding sequence ATGTTTAAACTTAAAGCAGAAGTTAGAAAAGAGCATGGTAAGGGTGCGAGCCGCCGCCTGCGTCACGCTGGTAAATTCCCAGCTATTATTTATGGTGGAACTGAACCTGCAATCTCTGTTGTGCTTGATCACAACCAAGTCTTCAATATGCAAGAAAAACCAGAATTTTATTCTGAAGTTTTAACTATTGAAGTTGATGGTAAAGCCGTTAAAGCGAAAGTGCAGGCGGTACAACGTCACCCGTTCAAGCCAAAACTAGTTCATATGGATTTTGTTCGCGTATAA
- a CDS encoding D-hexose-6-phosphate mutarotase: MNIYKQILASTTESKLLSSSVKQTKFGELPILVIQHKSCYAAVSLQGAHLLFWQPSTEQTPVIWLSKQSKFEKGIAIRGGVPVCWPWFGPLGTPSHGFARIVEWTLDSCNEDDNGVDLVLVLSNNQQIKPYFDKPFNVSLKIHLGNTCEVTLSCSGDFEATSALHTYFGIDNISHVVVSGLGDTYQDRLTVENKPVTVGQMTFNQEVDRIYTNANTEITINDNVRTIKLTTTNASDVVTWNPWIDKAKAMADFGDDEYQSMVCVEAGRINKPLKLSLNEQSNYGFKIELI, from the coding sequence ATGAATATTTATAAACAAATTTTAGCTAGTACTACAGAATCAAAATTATTAAGCTCATCTGTAAAACAGACAAAATTTGGTGAATTACCTATTTTAGTTATTCAACATAAAAGTTGCTATGCTGCTGTTAGTTTGCAAGGTGCACATTTATTATTCTGGCAACCTTCAACTGAGCAGACGCCTGTTATTTGGTTAAGTAAACAATCAAAATTTGAAAAAGGTATCGCAATTCGTGGCGGTGTGCCAGTTTGTTGGCCTTGGTTTGGACCTTTAGGCACACCTTCTCATGGCTTTGCTCGTATTGTTGAATGGACTTTAGACTCATGTAACGAAGATGATAACGGTGTCGATCTTGTATTGGTACTCTCTAATAATCAACAAATAAAACCTTATTTTGACAAACCGTTTAATGTGTCTTTAAAGATCCATTTAGGTAATACTTGCGAGGTGACTTTGAGCTGCTCAGGCGACTTTGAAGCAACCAGTGCACTGCATACTTATTTTGGCATTGACAATATTAGTCATGTTGTTGTTAGTGGATTAGGTGATACTTATCAAGACCGACTTACTGTTGAAAATAAACCAGTTACTGTTGGTCAAATGACTTTTAATCAAGAAGTTGATCGTATTTATACAAATGCCAATACTGAAATAACTATTAATGATAATGTTCGAACTATTAAGCTTACCACTACTAATGCAAGTGATGTTGTTACTTGGAATCCATGGATAGATAAAGCTAAAGCAATGGCTGATTTTGGTGATGATGAATATCAATCTATGGTTTGCGTTGAAGCAGGACGTATCAATAAACCGTTAAAATTGTCACTAAATGAACAATCAAATTATGGTTTCAAGATAGAATTGATTTAA
- the zwf gene encoding glucose-6-phosphate dehydrogenase, translating to MSDIPACNLVIFGAKGDLTRRKLLPSLYQLEKYGKLPTQTKILGVGRADWDHDAYVEVAKDALTTFMSEPLDENIWQRFSQRLNFHKLDVNNLSGFNVLKNELDQTRPTIFYFAMHPGAFGTICQGLAEAGLNQDQNRIVMEKPLGTDLQSSREINDSVAKYFSESQVYRIDHYLGKESVLNLLALRFANPLFASFWDRNSIDHVEITVAEQVGIEGRWGYFDKAGQMRDMVQNHLLQILTMIAMSPPANLEDNSLRNEKIAVLDALRPINKTNIREKVVRGQYTAGFVNGINVPGYLEEDGANKESNTETFVAIRVDIDNWRWAGVPFYLRTGKRLPSKCSEVVVYFKPLPLNLFSESYPELPQNKLTIRLQPDEGMDIEILNKVPGLDSTHTLQTTKLDLSFNEAFHQHRADAYERLLLEVMRGRQALFVHRDEVEAAWKWVDSIISAWESDKESPKTYQAGTWGPVASVALITKDGYSWHEFE from the coding sequence ATGTCTGATATCCCAGCTTGCAATTTAGTTATTTTCGGTGCTAAAGGGGATTTGACAAGACGCAAATTATTACCGTCTTTATATCAATTAGAAAAATATGGAAAATTGCCAACACAGACCAAAATTTTAGGTGTCGGACGTGCAGATTGGGATCACGACGCTTATGTTGAAGTTGCGAAAGATGCATTAACCACCTTTATGTCAGAACCATTGGATGAAAATATTTGGCAAAGATTTAGCCAAAGGCTTAACTTTCATAAATTGGATGTTAATAATCTTTCAGGTTTTAATGTACTCAAAAATGAGCTTGATCAAACTCGACCTACTATTTTTTATTTTGCGATGCATCCAGGGGCTTTTGGTACTATTTGTCAAGGTCTAGCTGAAGCTGGATTAAATCAAGATCAGAATCGAATCGTCATGGAAAAACCGCTGGGTACTGATTTACAATCATCGCGTGAAATCAATGATTCAGTGGCAAAATATTTCAGTGAATCACAAGTGTATCGTATTGACCATTATTTAGGTAAAGAATCCGTTCTAAATCTATTGGCATTACGTTTTGCTAATCCACTGTTTGCCTCATTTTGGGATAGAAATTCGATCGATCATGTGGAAATAACGGTAGCCGAACAAGTTGGTATTGAGGGTCGATGGGGATATTTTGATAAAGCTGGTCAAATGCGTGATATGGTGCAAAATCATTTATTACAAATTTTAACTATGATTGCTATGTCGCCACCTGCTAACCTAGAAGATAATAGCTTACGTAATGAAAAAATAGCAGTTCTTGATGCACTTAGACCAATAAATAAAACAAATATTCGTGAGAAAGTTGTAAGGGGGCAATATACGGCAGGATTTGTAAATGGTATTAATGTCCCTGGTTATTTAGAAGAAGATGGAGCAAATAAAGAGAGTAATACCGAAACATTTGTAGCCATTCGTGTTGATATTGATAACTGGCGCTGGGCTGGAGTACCTTTTTATTTGCGAACAGGTAAACGTTTACCAAGCAAATGCTCCGAAGTTGTTGTTTATTTTAAACCATTACCACTTAATTTATTTAGTGAATCTTATCCAGAGTTACCACAAAATAAATTAACCATTCGGTTGCAACCGGATGAGGGAATGGATATTGAAATTTTAAATAAAGTCCCAGGATTAGATAGTACGCATACGTTACAAACAACTAAGCTTGATCTCAGTTTTAATGAGGCTTTTCATCAACATCGTGCTGATGCTTATGAACGATTATTACTGGAGGTTATGCGAGGAAGACAAGCTCTATTCGTCCATCGTGATGAAGTCGAAGCCGCATGGAAATGGGTTGATTCGATTATTAGCGCTTGGGAATCAGACAAAGAGTCACCAAAAACTTATCAGGCAGGTACATGGGGGCCGGTTGCATCGGTTGCCTTAATCACTAAAGATGGGTATTCATGGCATGAATTTGAATAA